In Papilio machaon chromosome W, ilPapMach1.1, whole genome shotgun sequence, a single genomic region encodes these proteins:
- the LOC123723104 gene encoding uncharacterized protein LOC123723104 yields the protein MEDKIEPRRRCARLRPAALTSLSLIPSTSEEDESPTASEEEPAPSTPPRRPVRGRGRPPSARLGPAGRIPHPAPATGGVVRRMRWTSELNESVMRAYYQATEVETNLTAYRGRMLSLFQVLQPNTAVTAQRLSDQVRVILRSRRLDDSVLDRLRTEIRSSLRDTESAPTAPLNVDCVDSRPPTPIAPLNVGASDTIAENVSSQDNEHMGRTLEEAIKEFKDVPTLSRSRLPRLPIHRGSLAIVNQMNALLAPYFDASSSLAETHSILYCGAVAVCRMVGVKLNIKNTQTVPHTYSKPAWQARIERRINTSRTLIAKLLNFRAGNTRPKVMRFVTQAFSGTNISPNNYILRVTERIDFYKQKICAWANRIRRYKKRADRFILNRRFQSDQKGVYRGWEQPSEGVNDRQLPNPDDLNNFWRGIWSVSVNHTESDWVEAVGQGCEQIPVMDPITIEPCDVSCAIRSAHNWKSPGPDGLPNFWIKWFNSSHFCLAAQFQAAIDLGSLPAFMTTGVTHLLFKSGCTTEAKNYRPITCLPTLYKLLTSILSSKLTKHLKDLLAKTQNGCRPGSRGTKELLLIDMTINQQVRRNRKNLCTAWVDYKKAYDSVPHSWLRRVLELYKVDVTLCTFLSSCMRQWVTRLSLPGSAAPISNGLIKIERGIFQGDSLSPLWFCLALNPLSTLLNESRLGFQLRRGGEVISHLLYMDDLKLFASKKTDLVELLKITEKFSSSIGMEFGVEKCAVMYVQRGRVASSDGLQLTESMSFRSLSEGETYKYLGISQSLGIVDGDVKHLIKARFIGRLRKVLNSLLSGGNKFRAFNSWVMPSLTYSFGILRWTQTELDILDRRVRCMLTTHRMHHPRSSVMRLYIPRKCGGRGLLNAKDMHNREVYNLREYFLKIDEGIHRDVVSVDKGLTPLSLNNENWRKHPVLSTSERLDIWKSKELHGRFYRALHGPDVDLPASVNWLRFGDLFGETEGFVCAIMDEVIKTNNYRKYIMRDGTLDVCRLCHCPGESLRHVTSGCSRLANSEYLHRHNLVARIIHQQLALKYGLIASEVPYYKYTPEPVLDDGHITLYWDRSVITDRTIVANKPDIVIIDRSARHTIIVDVSIPHDCNLVKAETDKMSKYLDLAHEITAMWHMESTIIVPIVLSVNGLIAKSLDHHLERLSLGKWVKGQAQKAVLLSTARIVRKFLSLEA from the coding sequence GCCACCGTCGGCACGCTTGGGGCCTGCGGGACGCATCCCGCACCCGGCCCCCGCTACCGGTGGTGTAGTGCGCCGCATGAGATGGACTTCAGAACTAAACGAGAGTGTCATGCGCGCGTATTACCAGGCAACAGAGGTGGAAACAAACCTCACAGCGTATCGTGGTAGGATGTTGTCTCTGTTTCAGGTCCTTCAACCAAATACCGCCGTCACGGCTCAGCGCTTATCGGATCAAGTGCGGGTCATACTGCGGTCGCGTCGGCTGGATGACTCCGTTCTTGACCGTCTACGCACTGAAATACGTTCCAGCCTTAGGGACACGGAGTCTGCACCTACGGCGCCGCTAAACGTTGACTGTGTAGACAGTCGGCCACCGACGCCAATAGCACCGTTAAACGTAGGCGCAAGTGATACTATAGCTGAGAACGTAAGTAGCCAGGATAATGAGCATATGGGGAGAACTTTGGAGGAGGCCATTAAGGAATTTAAAGATGTCCCTACATTAAGTAGATCGCGGTTACCGCGTTTGCCTATTCATAGGGGTAGTTTGGCTATTGTAAATCAAATGAACGCACTACTAGCGCCGTATTTTGATGCTAGTAGTAGCTTAGCAGAAACACACTCTATTCTGTATTGCGGGGCTGTCGCAGTGTGTCGTATGGTAGGTGTCAaacttaatatcaaaaataccCAAACCGTACCACACACCTATAGCAAACCAGCCTGGCAAGCCAGAATTGAACGTCGCATTAACACCTCGCGAACTTTAATAGCCAAACTATTAAACTTCCGTGCTGGGAATACTCGGCCGAAAGTTATGCGTTTTGTGACCCAGGCATTTTCCGGGACTAATATTAGTCCCAATAATTACATACTTAGAGTCACGGAACGCATAGACTTTTATAAGCAGAAGATCTGCGCTTGGGCGAATCGCATACGCAGGTACAAAAAACGAGCGGACAGATTTATTCTTAATCGTCGCTTCCAAAGTGATCAAAAGGGTGTTTATAGAGGCTGGGAGCAACCTAGTGAAGGTGTGAATGACAGGCAACTCCCAAATCCAgacgatttaaacaatttttggcGTGGAATATGGTCGGTGTCTGTCAATCATACAGAATCAGACTGGGTTGAAGCTGTCGGACAGGGATGTGAACAGATACCAGTTATGGATCCTATTACAATAGAACCTTGTGACGTGAGTTGTGCAATCCGTTCGGCTCATAACTGGAAAAGTCCTGGGCCGGATGGATTGCCCAATTTCTGGATCAAATGGTTCAACAGTTCACATTTCTGTCTGGCAGCTCAATTCCAGGCTGCCATCGACCTGGGTAGTCTCCCAGCCTTTATGACCACAGGGGTCACCCACCTTTTGTTCAAGTCCGGTTGTACCACGGAAGCTAAGAACTATAGACCCATTACTTGTTTACCAACATTATATAAGTTGCTTACATCCATTTTGAGCtcaaaattaacaaagcaTCTCAAAGATCTTTTGGCCAAAACTCAAAATGGATGTAGGCCTGGGTCCCGTGGTACGAAGGAACTACTCCTCATAGATATGACCATCAACCAACAGGTCCGTCGAAATAGGAAAAACCTCTGCACTGCCTGGGTCGATTATAAAAAGGCCTATGACTCGGTGCCGCACTCGTGGTTGAGGAGAGTACTAGAGCTATACAAAGTTGATGTAACTCTATGTACTTTCCTCAGTTCATGTATGCGGCAGTGGGTTACTAGACTCTCTTTACCTGGGAGTGCAGCGCCTATTTCGAACGGACTTATAAAGATTGAGCGGGGGATTTTCCAGGGTGACAGCTTGAGTCCGCTGTGGTTCTGCCTGGCCTTGAATCCTTTAAGCACATTGCTAAACGAATCAAGGCTGGGCTTTCAGCTTCGTAGAGGGGGTGAAGTCATATCTCATCTTCTATACATGGATGACCTCAAGCTTTTCGCATCGAAAAAGACCGACCTAGTGGAACTGctcaaaataactgaaaagtTCAGTAGTTCCATCGGGATGGAGTTTGGTGTCGAAAAGTGTGCGGTCATGTATGTACAGCGGGGGAGAGTTGCAAGCTCTGATGGGCTACAACTCACCGAAAGTATGTCCTTCAGATCCCTCTCCGAAGGTGAGACCTACAAGTACCTTGGTATATCACAGTCGTTGGGTATTGTTGATGGGGATGTAAAACATCTGATAAAAGCACGATTCATTGGCCGCCTGAGAAAAGTCCTAAATAGTCTTCTATCAGGTGGTAACAAGTTTCGCGCTTTTAACAGCTGGGTTATGCCCTCGTTAACTTACTCCTTTGGTATACTAAGGTGGACTCAAACAGAGCTGGATATCTTGGATCGAAGGGTCCGTTGCATGCTGACCACACATCGGATGCATCACCCACGATCGTCGGTTATGAGATTGTATATCCCACGGAAATGTGGTGGCCGAGGCCTCCTCAATGCTAAGGACATGCATAACCGTGAGGTATACAATCTACGGGAGTATTTCCTGAAAATCGATGAGGGGATACATCGAGATGTGGTGTCAGTAGATAAGGGGCTCACCCCGCTCTCTCTTAATAACGAGAACTGGCGTAAACACCCAGTGTTGAGCACCTCCGAGCGTTTAGATATATGGAAGAGCAAGGAGTTACACGGCAGGTTTTATCGGGCTCTGCATGGGCCTGATGTAGACCTGCCTGCCTCTGTGAACTGGCTACGTTTCGGTGACCTCTTTGGGGAGACCGAGGGCTTTGTCTGTGCAATTATGGACGAAGTTATCAAGACGAACAACTACCGGAAGTACATTATGAGGGACGGCACGCTAGATGTCTGTCGTTTGTGCCACTGCCCTGGCGAGTCCCTCAGACATGTCACTTCCGGTTGTTCTCGCCTTGCTAACTCCGAGTACTTGCACAGACACAACCTAGTAGCCAGAATAATCCATCAACAACTTGCTCTTAAGTATGGTCTAATCGCTTCAGAGGTGCCGTACTACAAATACACACCGGAGCCAGTTCTCGATGATGGTCATATCACGCTCTACTGGGATCGATCTGTTATCACAGACAGGACTATTGTAGCCAATAAGCCTGATATCGTGATAATAGATCGATCTGCGAGACATACGATAATTGTTGACGTAAGTATTCCCCATGACTGTAATCTCGTGAAGGCAGAGACAGACaagatgtcaaaatatttggatCTCGCGCACGAGATTACAGCCATGTGGCATATGGAGTCAACAATTATCGTACCGATAGTGCTGTCCGTGAATGGATTAATCGCGAAGAGCCTCGATCACCACCTAGAGAGGCTCTCGCTCGGTAAGTGGGTGAAGGGCCAGGCACAGAAGGCGGTACTCCTGAGCACGGCACGCATTGTGAGGAAGTTTCTGTCTCTGGAGGCCTAA